The following proteins come from a genomic window of Frankia casuarinae:
- a CDS encoding MFS transporter, giving the protein MTLQMEKVAGSASKATGGTFAALRVPNFRLFLGGQIVSLCGTWMQTIALGWLVLSLGASGTALGLVTAAQFLPVLFFGPYGGLLADRTDRRRLLICTQVGSGLAALALGILDLTGTAQLWMVGVAAALIGLCNAIDNPARQSFVQEMVGPEHLPNAVTLNSVAINAARIVGPAIAGVVIVLAGTAGCFLINAASFGAVLFALHRMDISALYDHPPIHRAPGQLRAGFAYVRRTPALRVPLVMMVMIGTLSYEFQVVLPLLARETFGGTAATYSLMTSAMGAGAVVGGLLVARRRRIGPRALSLTAMTFGVILLLAAAAPTLPLEIATMVLLGATSVAFISTGNATVQLSADPAMRGRVMALWSVAFLGTTPVGGPIAGWVAQAFGARAGLLLAAGAAIGAALYAFGSLRATAVKGMAVKGMAMKGTAMKGTRPDPGRLSPIRPRVPPRRG; this is encoded by the coding sequence ATGACCCTGCAGATGGAGAAGGTAGCCGGTTCGGCATCGAAGGCGACAGGTGGCACGTTCGCTGCCCTGCGGGTGCCGAACTTCCGGCTCTTCCTCGGCGGCCAGATCGTTTCACTCTGCGGGACATGGATGCAGACCATCGCCCTCGGCTGGCTGGTCCTCTCGCTCGGCGCCTCCGGCACGGCGCTCGGCCTGGTCACCGCCGCCCAGTTCCTGCCGGTGCTGTTCTTCGGGCCCTACGGCGGTCTGCTCGCCGACCGGACGGACCGGCGCCGCCTGCTGATCTGCACGCAGGTGGGCTCCGGACTCGCCGCGCTGGCACTGGGCATCCTCGACCTCACCGGTACGGCCCAACTCTGGATGGTCGGGGTGGCCGCCGCGCTCATCGGCCTGTGCAACGCCATTGACAACCCGGCCCGGCAGAGCTTCGTCCAGGAGATGGTCGGGCCGGAGCACCTTCCGAACGCGGTCACCCTGAACTCGGTCGCGATAAACGCGGCGCGCATCGTCGGCCCGGCGATCGCCGGCGTCGTCATCGTGCTCGCGGGCACCGCCGGCTGTTTCCTCATCAACGCGGCCTCCTTCGGCGCGGTCCTGTTCGCCCTGCACCGCATGGACATCTCAGCGCTGTATGATCATCCGCCGATACACCGGGCGCCGGGGCAGCTGCGGGCCGGCTTCGCCTACGTGCGCCGCACGCCGGCGCTGCGCGTACCGTTGGTCATGATGGTGATGATCGGCACGCTGTCCTACGAGTTCCAGGTCGTGCTGCCGCTCCTGGCCCGGGAGACCTTCGGGGGCACCGCGGCCACGTACAGCCTGATGACCTCGGCCATGGGGGCGGGCGCGGTCGTCGGCGGCCTGCTGGTCGCCCGCCGCCGCCGGATCGGGCCCCGAGCGCTGAGCCTGACCGCGATGACCTTCGGTGTCATCCTGCTGCTCGCCGCCGCCGCGCCGACGCTGCCACTCGAGATCGCGACGATGGTGCTGCTGGGCGCGACGAGCGTCGCCTTCATCTCGACCGGGAACGCCACGGTCCAGCTCTCGGCCGACCCGGCGATGCGTGGGCGGGTGATGGCGCTGTGGTCGGTCGCGTTCCTCGGCACAACGCCGGTCGGCGGCCCGATCGCCGGCTGGGTCGCCCAGGCCTTCGGCGCGCGCGCCGGGTTGCTCCTGGCCGCGGGTGCGGCCATCGGCGCGGCGTTGTACGCCTTCGGCTCCCTTCGGGCCACGGCCGTGAAAGGCATGGCCGTGAAAGGCATGGCCATGAAGGGCACGGCCATGAAGGGCACGCGCCCGGACCCGGGTCGGCTCAGTCCGATCCGGCCCCGGGTGCCGCCTCGGCGGGGCTGA
- a CDS encoding beta-ketoacyl-ACP synthase III, translating to MTELTGARMLGLGVYRPARVVTNDEIAQRVDTSDAWIQARTGIASRRIADDEETIVAMGAAAAEKALAAAGLTADSIDLVIGATCTSPSQIPGAGPQIAHRIGAGRAGAFDINGACAGFSYAVSTAADMVRAGTLRNVLVVATERLSDYTDWDDRSTCILLADGAGAAVIGPAETNEIGPAVWGHDGSRPETIQVPGYGDNSFRMEGQAVFRWAISLVPVLRQICEQAGVAPEDLAGIVPHQANLRIVEALVTGIGATNAAVARDVVDAGNTSAASIPLGLSRLLESGEIRRGDPVLLFGFGAGLTYCGQLVRCP from the coding sequence ATGACCGAGCTGACCGGTGCCCGCATGCTCGGCCTCGGCGTCTACCGTCCGGCCCGGGTGGTGACCAACGACGAGATCGCCCAACGGGTCGACACCTCCGACGCCTGGATCCAGGCCCGTACCGGCATCGCCAGCCGGCGCATCGCCGACGACGAGGAAACCATCGTCGCGATGGGCGCCGCGGCCGCGGAGAAGGCGCTCGCCGCCGCCGGCCTCACCGCCGACTCGATCGATCTGGTGATCGGGGCGACCTGTACCTCTCCCTCCCAGATCCCGGGTGCCGGTCCGCAGATCGCCCATCGCATCGGGGCCGGCCGGGCCGGGGCGTTCGACATCAACGGCGCCTGCGCCGGTTTCAGCTACGCGGTGTCGACGGCCGCCGACATGGTGCGCGCTGGCACCCTGCGCAACGTGCTCGTGGTGGCCACCGAAAGGCTGTCGGACTACACCGACTGGGACGATCGCAGCACCTGCATCCTGCTCGCCGACGGTGCCGGAGCAGCCGTGATCGGCCCGGCGGAGACCAACGAGATCGGCCCGGCGGTCTGGGGGCACGACGGATCCCGGCCCGAGACGATCCAGGTTCCCGGCTACGGCGACAACTCCTTCCGCATGGAGGGCCAGGCGGTGTTCCGCTGGGCGATCTCCCTGGTCCCGGTCCTCCGCCAGATCTGCGAGCAGGCCGGCGTGGCACCCGAGGACCTCGCGGGTATCGTTCCGCATCAGGCTAACCTGCGGATCGTCGAAGCGTTGGTGACGGGTATCGGCGCCACGAACGCTGCCGTTGCCCGCGATGTGGTCGATGCCGGCAACACCTCCGCCGCAAGCATTCCGCTGGGACTCAGCCGGTTGCTGGAGAGCGGCGAGATCCGCCGGGGAGACCCGGTGCTGCTGTTCGGCTTCGGTGCCGGCCTGACCTACTGCGGGCAGCTCGTGCGCTGCCCCTGA
- a CDS encoding acyl carrier protein encodes MSQADILAGLAVILEEVAGVDPADVTADKTFIDDLDVDSLSMVEVVVAAEEKFGVKIPDDDVKTLKTVGDAVSYIQRAGVAA; translated from the coding sequence ATGTCCCAAGCTGACATCCTCGCCGGTCTCGCCGTCATCCTCGAAGAGGTCGCCGGTGTCGACCCGGCCGACGTGACGGCCGACAAGACCTTCATCGACGACTTGGACGTGGACTCGCTGTCCATGGTCGAGGTGGTCGTCGCCGCGGAGGAGAAGTTCGGGGTGAAGATCCCGGACGACGACGTGAAGACCCTCAAGACCGTCGGTGACGCGGTCTCCTACATCCAGCGGGCAGGTGTCGCGGCGTGA
- a CDS encoding PucR family transcriptional regulator: MLTDVAASSSDSSSDTVTGTARLEPGAPPVPTPAGEIEPSPETEPSPETEPSPETEPSPETEPSPETGPVPEQSVDYPEPRIPDLGNPWSAGGASPRPAGDQARPTSTGSTSGGESTSEVIRRVERSSGMLASRAAARMAEALPWFPAMSASHRAGIQLVVQAGISSFVEWCRRPEHARDLSEDVFRVAPRELVRAVTFRRLVDLVRVAVEAIEAEVPNLAGPEHEQRLLADVLRYSRDIAFAGAVVYARAAEERGAWDARLEALVVDHVVRGEVDRALPSRAAAVGWRNPPSVTVIVGTAGSNSPEVVVDEVHRLARMAQLEVLAGVHHDRLVMVVGGNFTAGRDGIGRPEMTLQPENSVEPPATAGTRPAGGTAPVNTVLDAARALLPACGPGPVVVGPVVGDLTGAPHAARVALAATDVVAAWPAAPRPVMARALLPELALAGNVDARRALIDEVYAPLRDAGTPLLETTGAYLDFGSSLEATARALYLHTNTVRYRLRKAAEVCGLDPADHRERFILHIALVLGRLDGVLPTGKT; the protein is encoded by the coding sequence ATGCTGACGGACGTGGCAGCCTCTTCCTCGGATTCCTCCTCGGACACAGTGACTGGGACAGCCCGCCTTGAACCGGGGGCGCCCCCCGTCCCGACACCGGCAGGCGAGATCGAGCCGAGCCCCGAAACCGAGCCGAGCCCCGAAACCGAGCCGAGCCCCGAAACCGAGCCGAGCCCCGAAACCGAGCCGAGCCCCGAAACCGGGCCGGTGCCGGAGCAATCCGTCGACTACCCGGAGCCGCGTATCCCCGATCTGGGCAACCCGTGGTCGGCCGGCGGGGCCAGCCCCAGACCCGCCGGCGACCAGGCCCGACCCACATCGACCGGGAGCACATCCGGCGGAGAAAGCACCAGCGAGGTGATCCGCCGGGTGGAACGGTCGAGCGGGATGCTCGCATCCCGGGCGGCGGCCCGGATGGCGGAGGCGCTGCCCTGGTTCCCGGCCATGTCGGCGAGTCACCGCGCCGGAATTCAGCTCGTGGTGCAGGCCGGCATCTCGTCGTTCGTGGAGTGGTGCCGGCGGCCCGAACACGCCCGGGATCTGTCCGAGGACGTCTTCCGGGTCGCCCCGCGGGAACTCGTCCGCGCCGTGACCTTCCGCCGACTCGTCGATCTGGTCCGGGTCGCGGTGGAGGCGATCGAGGCCGAGGTGCCGAACCTGGCCGGCCCGGAGCACGAACAACGGCTGCTCGCCGATGTCCTGCGTTACTCCCGTGACATCGCGTTCGCCGGCGCGGTCGTCTACGCCCGCGCCGCTGAGGAACGCGGTGCCTGGGACGCCCGGCTGGAGGCGCTGGTCGTCGACCACGTGGTCCGGGGCGAGGTCGACCGGGCGCTGCCGTCACGGGCGGCCGCGGTGGGCTGGCGTAACCCGCCGTCCGTCACCGTCATCGTCGGCACGGCCGGGAGCAACTCGCCGGAGGTGGTGGTCGATGAGGTGCACCGGCTCGCCCGCATGGCCCAACTGGAGGTTCTCGCCGGGGTCCACCACGATCGCCTGGTGATGGTGGTCGGCGGGAATTTCACTGCCGGCAGGGACGGCATCGGCCGTCCCGAGATGACCCTCCAGCCGGAGAACAGCGTCGAACCTCCCGCCACCGCGGGTACCCGTCCGGCCGGCGGCACCGCGCCGGTGAACACTGTCCTGGACGCGGCCCGGGCACTGCTTCCCGCCTGCGGGCCGGGCCCGGTGGTGGTCGGCCCGGTGGTCGGTGACCTGACCGGGGCACCGCACGCGGCGCGGGTCGCCCTCGCCGCCACGGACGTGGTCGCCGCCTGGCCAGCCGCACCCCGGCCGGTCATGGCCCGCGCTCTGCTCCCGGAACTCGCCCTCGCGGGGAACGTCGACGCCCGGCGGGCGCTCATCGACGAGGTGTACGCCCCGCTGCGCGACGCCGGTACCCCACTACTGGAGACCACCGGGGCCTATCTCGACTTCGGCTCGTCGCTGGAGGCGACGGCCCGGGCGCTGTATCTCCACACCAACACGGTCCGCTACCGACTCCGTAAGGCCGCCGAGGTGTGCGGGCTGGATCCGGCGGACCACCGCGAACGCTTCATCCTGCATATTGCGCTCGTTCTGGGACGCCTCGACGGTGTGTTACCTACAGGCAAAACATGA
- a CDS encoding tyrosine-protein phosphatase: MERWFNMSGCDNARDLGGLPTLDGATTRWGVFLRTDSVQALTDGDVLTLRETFGLRMVIDLRAKEEAEREGRGPLAYEPVTYHNLSFLPGEWVMPDDPRYPAIVKDRDSADRIEHYLDYLRLAGDSVARALRLLAQPTAGPALFHCAAGKDRTGVLAALLLSLVGVHPEAIVADYVQTNERIDRVNARLADRPSYNHSVTLLTSGHLACRPEVMRGFLAGVDAGWGGPAAWARHAGLTETDLRSLRTALVG, encoded by the coding sequence GTGGAGCGATGGTTCAACATGTCGGGTTGCGACAACGCGCGAGATCTGGGTGGGCTGCCCACCCTGGACGGTGCAACCACCCGATGGGGGGTATTCCTGCGCACCGACTCCGTCCAGGCCCTGACAGACGGTGACGTGCTCACGCTGCGGGAGACATTCGGGCTACGCATGGTCATCGACCTACGGGCCAAGGAGGAGGCGGAGCGGGAGGGCCGCGGGCCGCTCGCCTACGAACCGGTCACTTACCACAATCTGTCCTTTCTCCCCGGTGAATGGGTGATGCCGGACGATCCGCGCTACCCTGCCATCGTCAAGGACCGCGACTCAGCCGACCGGATCGAGCACTACCTGGACTACCTGCGCCTGGCCGGGGACTCGGTGGCCAGGGCGCTGCGCCTGCTGGCCCAGCCGACGGCGGGCCCGGCCCTGTTCCACTGCGCGGCGGGAAAGGACCGTACCGGCGTGCTCGCGGCCCTGCTCCTCAGTCTCGTCGGCGTGCACCCCGAGGCGATCGTCGCCGACTACGTCCAGACGAACGAGCGCATCGACCGGGTCAACGCCCGCCTGGCCGACCGACCGTCCTATAACCACTCGGTGACCTTGCTCACCTCGGGCCACCTGGCTTGCCGGCCCGAGGTCATGCGGGGCTTCCTGGCCGGTGTCGACGCCGGTTGGGGCGGTCCCGCGGCCTGGGCTCGGCACGCCGGTCTCACCGAGACCGACCTGCGGTCACTGCGCACGGCCCTGGTTGGATAG
- a CDS encoding lytic transglycosylase domain-containing protein — protein sequence MINGVPARSTLAAFIVITLMSGCGVLRYPHVDVPDDLVPVFRSAAATYGVLTAAQLAAQARVESKFDAQAVSRAGARGIMQFLPTTWAEFGIDGNHDGITDPLDPLDAIPSAAFYEARLAQEVGYLPGDRVSLILAAYNAGPAAVRTAGGIPDFQETRAYVTKVHDWAATYSDRL from the coding sequence ATGATCAATGGGGTGCCCGCACGTTCTACCCTGGCCGCGTTCATCGTCATCACCCTGATGAGCGGCTGCGGCGTACTGCGGTACCCCCACGTCGACGTGCCCGACGACCTGGTCCCGGTCTTCCGGTCCGCGGCGGCGACCTACGGTGTCCTGACCGCCGCGCAGCTCGCGGCGCAGGCCCGGGTGGAGAGCAAGTTCGACGCGCAGGCGGTCTCGCGCGCCGGCGCCCGGGGCATCATGCAGTTCCTCCCCACCACCTGGGCCGAGTTCGGGATCGACGGTAACCACGACGGGATCACCGACCCACTCGACCCGCTCGACGCCATCCCGTCCGCGGCCTTCTACGAGGCCCGGCTCGCCCAGGAGGTCGGGTATCTACCCGGTGACCGGGTCTCGCTGATCCTCGCCGCTTACAACGCCGGCCCGGCCGCCGTGCGAACCGCCGGGGGCATCCCCGACTTCCAGGAGACCAGGGCCTACGTGACAAAGGTCCACGACTGGGCGGCCACCTACTCCGACCGGCTCTGA
- the fabF gene encoding beta-ketoacyl-ACP synthase II, producing MTTPPRQVVVTGLGATTPLGGDVASTWEGLLSGRSGVRRLTEGWVEQLPVHIAAPLAVEPPLGRVEARTLDRSQQMALTAAREAWADAGSPEVDQERLAACVASGIGGVLTLLHQHDVIREKGPRRVSPHLVPMLMPNGPASTVGLAFGAKAGVHAPVSACASGSEAIALALDIIRAGRADVVIAGGTEAAISALTMAGFAQMQALSRRNDAPEAASRPFDKARDGFVLGEGAAILILEAAEHAAARGARVHGTLAGAGISSDAYHIAAPEPTGAGAARAIRAALRSGSLEPRDVVHVNAHATSTPAGDAAEALALRSAFGDHIDEIAVTSTKSTTGHLLGAAGAVEAVFSVLALREHLVPATRNLDALDDEIALDVVRIDNRTIRPGAALSNSFGFGGHDICLAFTA from the coding sequence GTGACCACGCCCCCCAGGCAGGTCGTCGTCACCGGCCTCGGGGCTACTACTCCCCTCGGTGGCGATGTCGCCTCGACGTGGGAGGGTCTGCTCTCGGGCCGCTCCGGCGTCCGGCGTCTCACCGAGGGCTGGGTCGAGCAGCTCCCGGTCCATATCGCCGCGCCGCTGGCGGTCGAGCCGCCGCTGGGTCGGGTCGAGGCTCGTACCCTCGACCGCAGCCAGCAGATGGCTCTGACCGCCGCGCGTGAGGCGTGGGCTGACGCGGGCTCACCCGAGGTCGACCAGGAACGCCTCGCCGCGTGTGTGGCCTCGGGGATCGGGGGCGTGCTCACCCTGCTCCACCAGCATGACGTGATCCGGGAGAAGGGCCCCCGGCGGGTATCCCCGCACCTGGTGCCGATGCTCATGCCGAACGGCCCGGCCAGCACCGTGGGCCTGGCGTTCGGCGCGAAGGCGGGGGTGCACGCCCCGGTCAGCGCGTGCGCCTCCGGCTCGGAGGCCATCGCGCTGGCGCTGGACATCATCCGGGCCGGGCGCGCCGACGTCGTGATCGCCGGCGGTACCGAGGCGGCGATCTCGGCGCTGACCATGGCCGGCTTCGCGCAGATGCAGGCGCTGTCCCGCCGCAACGACGCACCCGAGGCCGCCTCCCGTCCGTTCGACAAGGCGCGGGACGGCTTCGTGCTCGGCGAGGGCGCGGCAATCCTCATCCTCGAGGCGGCCGAGCACGCGGCCGCCCGCGGTGCCCGGGTCCACGGCACCCTGGCCGGCGCCGGCATCAGCTCGGACGCCTACCACATCGCCGCGCCGGAGCCGACCGGCGCCGGCGCGGCCCGGGCGATCCGGGCGGCGCTGCGGTCCGGCTCGTTGGAACCCCGTGACGTCGTCCACGTCAACGCCCACGCCACGTCCACCCCCGCCGGTGACGCGGCGGAGGCGCTGGCGTTGCGCAGCGCCTTCGGTGACCACATCGACGAGATCGCGGTGACGTCGACCAAGTCGACCACCGGGCACCTGCTCGGTGCCGCCGGCGCGGTAGAGGCCGTGTTCAGCGTCCTGGCGCTGCGGGAGCACCTGGTTCCCGCGACGCGCAACCTCGACGCTCTCGACGACGAGATCGCGCTCGACGTCGTGCGGATCGACAACCGGACCATCCGCCCGGGCGCCGCGCTGTCGAACTCGTTCGGGTTCGGCGGTCACGACATCTGCCTGGCCTTCACCGCCTGA
- a CDS encoding RNA-binding S4 domain-containing protein, with amino-acid sequence MREVSIRGDGIRLGQFLKLADVVEAGSEVKELLAGGMVRVNGEVETRRGRQLAPGDEVAVAGEALRVL; translated from the coding sequence ATGCGCGAGGTGAGCATTCGTGGAGACGGGATACGGCTGGGGCAGTTCCTCAAGCTCGCGGATGTGGTCGAGGCCGGATCCGAGGTGAAGGAGCTGCTCGCGGGCGGGATGGTGCGGGTCAACGGGGAGGTCGAGACCCGGCGGGGCCGGCAGCTCGCGCCGGGGGACGAGGTTGCCGTGGCCGGCGAGGCACTTCGGGTCCTGTGA
- a CDS encoding ACP S-malonyltransferase, producing the protein MLAILAPGQGAQTPGQLRAWRGLEGAEERLRWWSAAVGIDLLEAGCEAPAETIRDTAIAQPLIVASGLIAAEHLGLPVTSPVGPDTLVLAGHSVGEITAAALTGTLTAEEALVLVALRGRAMAEASARVETGMTALLGGDPEAVAARLSELGLTAANRNGAGQIVAAGTARDLARLAAEPPAGVRLRPLSVAGAFHTRHMSCARDALAAVAGGLRPGVPRAAALSNADGAIVTDPAELISRLVAQVAAPVRWDLCLATLRDLGVGAVIELPPAGALAGIARRELPGVTIHAVKSPDDLPAARELVAEYLGAELLSAVPASLADPTPGTPPGSTTDDALVGAQA; encoded by the coding sequence GTGCTCGCGATCCTCGCGCCCGGCCAGGGTGCACAGACCCCCGGACAGCTCCGCGCCTGGCGCGGTCTCGAGGGGGCGGAAGAACGGCTGCGCTGGTGGTCCGCCGCAGTCGGGATCGACCTGCTCGAAGCCGGGTGCGAGGCGCCCGCCGAGACGATCCGGGATACGGCGATCGCCCAGCCGTTGATCGTCGCGAGCGGGCTGATCGCGGCCGAACATCTCGGGCTGCCGGTCACCTCCCCGGTCGGACCGGACACCCTGGTGCTGGCCGGTCACAGCGTCGGCGAGATCACCGCCGCGGCCCTCACCGGCACCCTCACTGCCGAGGAGGCCCTCGTCTTGGTGGCCCTGCGGGGACGCGCGATGGCCGAGGCGTCCGCCCGGGTCGAGACCGGCATGACGGCGCTGCTCGGCGGTGATCCCGAGGCGGTGGCCGCCCGGTTGAGTGAACTCGGCCTGACCGCAGCCAACCGCAACGGTGCCGGGCAGATCGTCGCCGCCGGCACCGCCCGCGACCTCGCCCGGCTCGCCGCGGAGCCGCCCGCGGGTGTCCGGCTGCGTCCCCTGTCCGTCGCCGGCGCCTTCCACACCCGGCACATGTCCTGCGCGCGCGACGCGCTGGCCGCGGTCGCGGGTGGCCTCCGGCCCGGGGTACCGCGGGCCGCCGCGCTGTCCAACGCCGACGGGGCGATCGTCACCGACCCGGCCGAGCTGATCAGCCGGCTGGTGGCCCAGGTCGCGGCGCCGGTCCGGTGGGACCTGTGCCTCGCGACGCTGCGCGATCTCGGGGTCGGTGCGGTCATCGAACTCCCCCCGGCCGGCGCTCTCGCCGGGATCGCCCGCCGGGAACTGCCCGGTGTCACGATCCACGCGGTGAAGAGCCCCGACGACCTGCCCGCGGCCCGCGAGCTGGTCGCCGAGTACCTCGGCGCCGAACTCCTGAGCGCGGTCCCGGCAAGCCTGGCGGACCCAACCCCCGGAACTCCACCGGGCTCGACGACGGACGACGCCCTGGTGGGAGCGCAGGCATGA
- a CDS encoding acyl-CoA carboxylase subunit beta — MSLSTIDRVDPRTPQARLARFFDPDTLSLFAVGDPSGVVAGQGLVGGNEVVAFATDPTVQGGAMGRDGCARIVHAIESAVRMNCPVVGIWHSGGARLQEGVASLDGVGRIFAATVRASGRIPQLSLVLGAAAGGAAYGPALTDIVIMGPGAKVFVTGPDVVRSVTGEECTADSLGGPDVHSRRSGVVHVTCDSEDEAVERTRAVAVLLADQRDIGPVTGRELGELLPDNPRRAYDVRPLVKAVLDDEDEAVELHPRWAPNIVTVLGRLGGRTIGVVANNPLRRGGCLDATSAEKASRFVRMCDSFGVPLVVLVDVPGYLPGVGQEWEGVVRRGAKLLYAFSECTVPRVTVVTRKAYGGAYIAMNASSLGATAVYAWPTAQVAVMGAEAAVGILHRRKLAEVPAQRRPSVLAELTEEHIRTVGGIDRAVELGVVDAVVTPAATRGAVASALADALTRSRPDKNVHGNIPL, encoded by the coding sequence GTGAGTCTGTCCACGATCGACCGAGTCGACCCCCGCACACCTCAGGCTCGGCTCGCCCGGTTTTTCGATCCAGACACCCTGTCGCTGTTCGCGGTCGGCGACCCGTCCGGAGTCGTTGCCGGGCAAGGGCTTGTCGGCGGGAACGAGGTTGTCGCCTTCGCGACAGATCCGACGGTACAGGGTGGCGCGATGGGGCGCGACGGCTGTGCCCGCATCGTTCATGCCATCGAGTCCGCCGTCCGGATGAACTGCCCGGTCGTCGGGATTTGGCACTCGGGAGGCGCCCGGCTTCAGGAGGGTGTCGCCTCGCTTGACGGAGTCGGCCGGATCTTCGCCGCCACGGTGCGGGCCTCCGGCCGGATCCCGCAGCTCTCGCTCGTGCTCGGGGCCGCCGCCGGCGGAGCCGCCTACGGGCCGGCCCTGACCGACATCGTCATCATGGGCCCAGGGGCGAAGGTGTTCGTCACCGGCCCGGACGTGGTGCGTTCGGTGACCGGTGAGGAATGCACCGCCGACAGCCTGGGTGGGCCGGACGTGCACTCCAGGCGCAGCGGCGTCGTGCACGTGACCTGCGACTCCGAGGACGAGGCCGTGGAGCGGACCCGGGCGGTCGCGGTGCTGCTGGCCGATCAGCGCGACATCGGCCCCGTCACCGGACGCGAGCTCGGGGAACTGCTGCCCGACAATCCTCGGCGGGCCTACGACGTGCGCCCGCTCGTGAAGGCGGTGCTCGACGACGAGGACGAGGCCGTCGAGCTCCACCCGAGGTGGGCGCCGAACATCGTGACGGTGCTGGGGCGCCTCGGCGGACGTACCATCGGGGTGGTCGCGAACAACCCGCTGCGCCGTGGTGGATGCCTCGACGCGACCTCGGCCGAGAAGGCCTCCCGGTTCGTCCGGATGTGCGACTCCTTCGGTGTTCCGTTGGTCGTGCTCGTTGACGTGCCCGGTTACCTGCCGGGTGTGGGCCAGGAATGGGAAGGCGTGGTCCGGCGGGGAGCGAAGCTGCTCTACGCCTTCTCCGAGTGCACCGTGCCGCGCGTCACCGTCGTGACCCGCAAGGCGTACGGCGGAGCGTACATCGCGATGAACGCCAGCAGCCTGGGCGCGACCGCCGTGTATGCCTGGCCGACCGCCCAGGTCGCCGTCATGGGCGCCGAGGCCGCCGTCGGCATTCTGCACCGCCGCAAGCTCGCCGAGGTCCCGGCCCAGCGCCGCCCCAGCGTCCTGGCGGAGCTGACCGAGGAGCACATCCGCACCGTCGGTGGCATCGACCGCGCCGTGGAACTCGGCGTCGTCGACGCGGTCGTCACCCCCGCCGCCACCCGGGGCGCGGTTGCCTCCGCCCTCGCCGACGCACTGACCCGTTCCCGCCCCGACAAGAACGTGCACGGCAACATCCCCCTGTAA